In one window of Kosmotoga pacifica DNA:
- a CDS encoding vWA domain-containing protein, translating to MKIVTRLIIISVVILILASCGIIPTLLLRIPLDPIGLKVPVAWGDAFEIFVTVDRLPVSIPILNPVDTAMPVKLRMSIPGYSGELNPDSLLLFEDGRAQGFVLLKETEVRIGVDIVFLVDITGSMGTEIQGVKDSMTDFLNDLATAGIDVKVGIVPYGDYVPADPTTSDNIGFTPSYLGLVSPTEAASYTQQLAAGWGADGPENAYGAIMFAWNNMAWRPGSQRMFIMLTDAFSHYTGDQPVTIAWPNGYDPSNDFNPKYTKADVLSAILGYATFHIIASTGDYYYTTDTDFSHPGDPREIADLTGGLIIYQDPLGEPDLSSIGITEYILSSWLVFFETRSYDDPHNLDLYIELPDTSQGQKHLFGVTY from the coding sequence ATGAAAATCGTAACCAGATTGATAATCATATCTGTTGTTATACTCATACTGGCCTCTTGTGGAATCATACCCACTCTTCTGCTTCGCATACCACTGGACCCAATCGGACTCAAGGTACCTGTGGCATGGGGAGACGCCTTTGAAATTTTTGTCACAGTGGACAGGCTTCCCGTCAGTATTCCGATACTGAATCCTGTAGACACAGCGATGCCGGTGAAACTGCGAATGAGTATTCCTGGTTACTCAGGCGAATTGAATCCCGATAGCCTTCTTCTCTTTGAAGATGGAAGGGCGCAGGGATTCGTTCTTCTAAAAGAAACAGAAGTACGTATCGGAGTTGATATCGTGTTCCTCGTAGATATAACCGGAAGTATGGGCACGGAAATTCAAGGTGTAAAGGACAGTATGACTGACTTTCTGAACGACCTCGCAACAGCCGGAATAGACGTCAAAGTCGGTATAGTTCCCTATGGAGATTATGTCCCGGCAGATCCCACAACTAGCGATAATATAGGTTTTACTCCATCATATCTTGGATTGGTCAGTCCGACAGAAGCAGCTTCTTACACACAGCAGCTCGCTGCTGGTTGGGGGGCAGACGGCCCTGAGAACGCCTATGGCGCCATTATGTTTGCGTGGAATAATATGGCCTGGCGTCCCGGTTCACAGCGAATGTTTATAATGCTTACAGATGCTTTCAGTCATTATACTGGCGACCAGCCGGTTACAATTGCCTGGCCCAATGGCTATGACCCGTCCAACGATTTTAATCCGAAATATACTAAAGCCGACGTTCTTAGCGCTATATTGGGTTACGCCACATTCCACATAATTGCCTCAACAGGAGATTATTATTACACAACCGATACAGATTTCAGCCATCCTGGTGACCCGCGGGAAATCGCCGATCTTACAGGCGGTTTGATAATCTATCAGGATCCTTTAGGTGAACCTGACCTATCAAGCATCGGTATAACTGAATATATACTCTCCTCGTGGCTGGTATTCTTTGAGACACGTTCATATGATGATCCTCACAACCTCGATCTCTATATTGAACTGCCCGATACCAGTCAGGGACAGAAGCATCTTTTTGGTGTGACGTATTGA
- a CDS encoding hydrogenase maturation nickel metallochaperone HypA, whose protein sequence is MHHELSVAEKIKLYIENNFTPEELKKVSKITVGIGKLAMVDKNHIKEAFDLLKENTDFKDVEVEFITNELHYRCRDCGHEFFSRGFETQCLKCGGPIRVVDGDAIYIKAVSFK, encoded by the coding sequence GTGCATCACGAATTATCTGTTGCCGAAAAAATAAAGCTCTACATTGAGAACAACTTTACTCCTGAAGAGCTGAAAAAGGTTAGCAAGATAACTGTAGGTATCGGGAAACTGGCAATGGTTGACAAAAACCATATAAAAGAGGCCTTTGATCTACTGAAGGAAAACACAGATTTTAAAGATGTGGAAGTCGAATTCATAACAAATGAGCTCCATTACCGATGTCGTGACTGTGGGCACGAATTCTTCTCCAGGGGTTTTGAGACCCAATGTCTAAAATGTGGTGGTCCTATAAGAGTAGTCGATGGTGATGCAATCTATATCAAAGCGGTATCGTTCAAGTAA
- a CDS encoding alpha-amylase family glycosyl hydrolase, which translates to MKKIGILLLYTLIVSIALLSQTASPKWEDQIIYFVMIDRFANGDTTNDDLGYGEFGSDNAHYNGGDFAGLIEKLDYIKGLGVTAIWITPPVANQWWNPWVNYGGYHGYWARDFKKVDEHFGDLQLYKKFVEEAHKRGLYVIQDIVVNHVGDYFKFIDGEFLLNSESVPTSAPEQAPFSFNKYPEDMDKNIYHWTPDISDFADPHQKLNYQMSGLDDLNTENPVVIEALKDAYNFWIKEVGVDGFRIDTVIYVPHEFWKEFLSGSNGIYETARNIGKNDFITFGEAWVRSDPFNDTGEQAIKNYFEDGMNAMLDFPLNIEIRRVFKEGKATANLRYRLEKREEYEHPERLVTFVDNHDMERFLKGAGLASLKQALAFLFTLPGIPTIYYGTEQGFFETRAAMFKEGYASDGVDHYDTTFELYEFIKELTELRKAYPVFRYGKVTVLKDNPNGPGIFAFKISDSKTTAFVMLNTADERRIITNLETGLEPGTVIEPIYTYSILKKKYTVGEGGKLNITMNPRSFYVAVATPKRKSYKTSSLEIYPELKDGQKITGNIVLKGRAVGATSLKIIFDNRLDSSVSVDVVDGEWSYNWDISKFDPGIHTVVFKVYGSKRTDYIYSKDYRVVIDIPEVLLIEMTDPEGDDRGPFGRYLYPTDITFKRQMDLLGVRLKQLGGSLALTLKIKDLTTSWSPQNGFDHVTFQIYIDDPSKKGAKVLPYLNAEMPEGTDWDYFIFANGWSIVAYSSEDSGPQSFGTPIAPTPQVKTNKMTNEITLIISGDLLGRPDSYKGFKFYITTWDFDGIEAKYRDLYPQPKAYHFGGGTKTDPYIMDDIFFVIQ; encoded by the coding sequence ATGAAAAAGATCGGTATATTACTGCTTTATACCCTGATAGTTTCCATTGCTCTCCTTTCACAGACTGCGTCTCCAAAGTGGGAGGACCAGATAATCTATTTCGTCATGATCGACAGGTTTGCCAATGGTGACACCACAAACGATGATTTGGGCTACGGTGAATTCGGCAGCGATAACGCACATTACAACGGTGGCGACTTCGCAGGACTCATCGAAAAGCTTGATTACATAAAAGGGCTAGGTGTCACAGCAATATGGATAACCCCCCCTGTCGCCAACCAATGGTGGAATCCGTGGGTCAACTACGGCGGCTATCATGGTTACTGGGCGAGAGATTTCAAAAAGGTGGATGAGCATTTTGGAGACCTCCAGCTATACAAAAAATTCGTTGAGGAAGCACACAAAAGAGGACTTTATGTCATTCAAGACATCGTGGTAAATCATGTTGGGGACTACTTCAAATTCATAGACGGTGAATTTTTGCTAAACAGCGAGAGTGTACCGACGAGTGCCCCTGAACAGGCTCCCTTCTCTTTTAACAAATATCCGGAGGATATGGATAAAAATATCTACCATTGGACCCCTGATATCAGCGACTTTGCGGACCCTCACCAAAAATTGAACTATCAGATGTCAGGTCTCGACGACCTCAACACCGAAAATCCGGTCGTTATCGAGGCTTTAAAAGATGCCTACAACTTCTGGATAAAAGAAGTCGGCGTGGATGGCTTCAGGATAGATACCGTAATTTACGTTCCCCACGAGTTCTGGAAGGAATTCCTATCCGGTAGTAACGGAATTTATGAAACAGCAAGAAACATCGGAAAAAATGACTTCATAACCTTTGGTGAAGCTTGGGTAAGATCTGATCCCTTCAACGACACCGGCGAACAGGCAATAAAGAATTACTTTGAAGATGGTATGAACGCAATGCTCGATTTCCCTTTGAATATAGAAATCCGGCGTGTCTTTAAAGAAGGTAAAGCTACGGCTAATCTCAGGTACAGGCTGGAAAAGCGTGAAGAATACGAACACCCCGAACGGCTGGTGACTTTCGTTGACAACCACGATATGGAGAGATTTTTAAAGGGTGCGGGGCTCGCTTCACTGAAGCAAGCACTGGCTTTTCTTTTCACCCTTCCGGGAATACCGACAATATATTACGGAACTGAACAGGGGTTTTTTGAGACAAGGGCGGCCATGTTTAAAGAAGGTTATGCTTCAGATGGTGTAGATCACTATGATACGACATTTGAATTGTATGAATTCATAAAGGAACTTACAGAATTGAGAAAAGCTTATCCAGTCTTCAGATACGGCAAAGTAACTGTCCTGAAAGACAATCCCAACGGTCCCGGTATCTTCGCATTCAAAATAAGCGATTCGAAAACAACGGCTTTTGTAATGCTCAACACTGCCGATGAGAGAAGGATAATAACCAATCTTGAAACAGGACTCGAACCGGGAACAGTGATTGAACCGATCTACACATACAGCATACTAAAAAAGAAGTATACAGTTGGCGAAGGTGGAAAACTCAACATCACAATGAATCCGAGATCTTTTTACGTGGCTGTGGCAACTCCCAAAAGGAAAAGCTACAAGACCTCATCGCTGGAAATATACCCTGAACTAAAAGATGGCCAGAAAATCACTGGAAACATTGTGTTGAAGGGGAGAGCAGTCGGTGCTACCTCACTGAAAATCATATTTGACAATCGTTTAGATTCGAGTGTTTCGGTCGATGTGGTAGATGGTGAATGGTCGTACAACTGGGATATATCGAAATTCGACCCCGGGATACACACTGTAGTTTTCAAAGTTTATGGCAGTAAGAGGACGGATTATATTTACTCAAAAGACTATAGGGTGGTAATCGATATTCCTGAAGTGTTACTGATAGAGATGACTGACCCCGAAGGTGATGATAGAGGTCCCTTTGGAAGATATCTGTACCCAACAGACATTACTTTCAAAAGGCAGATGGATCTCCTCGGAGTGAGGCTCAAACAGCTCGGTGGAAGTCTTGCGCTAACGTTGAAAATCAAAGACTTGACTACTTCCTGGAGCCCGCAGAACGGATTCGATCACGTCACTTTTCAGATTTATATCGATGACCCAAGCAAAAAGGGTGCAAAGGTCTTACCGTATCTAAACGCTGAAATGCCTGAAGGCACTGATTGGGATTATTTCATTTTCGCCAATGGCTGGTCCATAGTTGCGTATTCTTCGGAAGACAGCGGCCCCCAGTCCTTTGGAACACCAATAGCTCCTACACCGCAGGTGAAGACAAATAAAATGACCAATGAAATAACTTTGATTATTTCTGGTGATCTCCTCGGAAGGCCCGATTCTTACAAGGGTTTCAAGTTCTATATAACTACCTGGGATTTTGATGGAATAGAAGCAAAATACAGGGACCTCTATCCTCAACCCAAGGCTTACCATTTTGGTGGAGGTACAAAAACCGATCCCTACATAATGGACGATATATTCTTTGTCATTCAATAA
- a CDS encoding 5' nucleotidase, NT5C type has protein sequence MKIMIDMDDVLTNFNIAFLRVANEMFGTPIETTITIWDFWKCVPGLTLDMEEKVWEKIKSMENFYETLPPYASARDLKKLSSLLEEGKHEFYFITSRFPTKGRSVQAQSQRWLEKHLGRSGAVIISSNKGQLCQILGIEYAVDDAPHHIENLLSHGINTYIMDWPYNRHIEHRFRIRTLGEFLDSII, from the coding sequence ATGAAAATAATGATCGATATGGATGATGTATTGACAAACTTCAACATCGCATTTTTAAGGGTTGCCAATGAAATGTTTGGTACACCTATTGAGACAACTATTACTATCTGGGACTTCTGGAAATGTGTTCCAGGACTAACCCTTGATATGGAAGAGAAAGTATGGGAAAAAATTAAGTCCATGGAAAATTTCTACGAGACATTGCCTCCTTATGCTTCCGCCCGAGACCTGAAAAAGCTCTCCAGTCTCCTAGAAGAAGGCAAGCACGAGTTCTATTTTATAACTTCACGGTTTCCCACAAAGGGTAGAAGCGTTCAAGCACAAAGTCAGAGGTGGCTTGAAAAACATCTCGGACGTTCCGGGGCTGTGATTATCAGTTCCAATAAAGGGCAACTCTGTCAGATCCTTGGTATAGAATACGCCGTCGATGACGCTCCACATCATATTGAAAATCTCCTCAGTCACGGAATAAACACCTACATAATGGACTGGCCCTACAACCGGCATATAGAACACAGGTTCAGAATCAGAACCCTCGGAGAATTCCTCGACAGTATAATCTAA
- the hypD gene encoding hydrogenase formation protein HypD, translated as MENKVHKVMEVCGTHTHALMQFGLKDVYRDKMRLVSGPGCPVCVTSQSDIDRLLYLCDQGVRIYTFGDLMKVPGSFGTLREKRALGADVREIYNPLEIIEDMRKQPTTIAVFAAIGFETTAPLVAELIAEIEKSGVKNLYIYSLLKRIPPAIEALLSDPDCEIDGLLCPGHVATVIGETPFVKLSEKFEKPFVIAGFTAEQLIFALEKMYEMLTKGIIGVFNAYYSTVKKEGSPLALKALKKFFETSDAEWRGLSVIKDSGFMLKKEYSVINALQKYPQLYKITSKDNCPCGQVLKGKLEPEDCSYFGVSCNPENPLGPCMVSSEGSCHAVFLYRT; from the coding sequence TTGGAAAATAAAGTGCACAAGGTTATGGAAGTCTGTGGGACTCACACCCACGCTCTCATGCAATTCGGCCTGAAAGATGTCTATCGCGACAAAATGAGGCTTGTAAGCGGTCCAGGATGCCCGGTATGCGTAACTTCCCAGAGCGATATAGATAGATTGCTTTATCTCTGTGATCAAGGGGTACGGATATACACCTTTGGAGACCTGATGAAAGTGCCTGGAAGTTTTGGGACTCTGAGAGAGAAGAGAGCACTAGGAGCCGATGTGAGGGAAATTTATAATCCCCTTGAAATAATCGAAGATATGAGAAAACAACCTACCACGATAGCTGTTTTCGCGGCTATAGGCTTTGAAACTACTGCTCCGCTTGTTGCCGAGTTGATCGCTGAAATTGAGAAATCCGGTGTGAAAAACCTTTATATCTACAGCTTGTTGAAACGTATACCCCCGGCGATAGAAGCTTTGTTATCAGATCCCGATTGCGAGATAGATGGATTGTTATGTCCCGGGCATGTTGCTACAGTAATAGGTGAGACACCTTTTGTAAAACTTTCAGAAAAATTTGAAAAGCCATTTGTTATAGCTGGTTTCACAGCGGAACAGCTTATCTTTGCCCTTGAGAAGATGTATGAAATGCTCACTAAAGGCATCATAGGTGTTTTCAATGCTTACTATTCCACGGTGAAGAAAGAGGGAAGCCCACTGGCCTTAAAAGCACTTAAAAAATTTTTTGAGACTTCTGATGCTGAATGGCGAGGCCTTAGTGTCATTAAAGATTCGGGTTTTATGTTGAAAAAAGAATACAGTGTTATAAACGCTTTGCAAAAATACCCCCAATTATATAAAATAACTTCAAAAGACAACTGTCCCTGCGGGCAAGTGCTTAAAGGAAAGCTTGAACCAGAAGATTGTAGTTACTTTGGTGTCTCCTGTAACCCTGAAAATCCTCTGGGTCCCTGTATGGTCTCCTCGGAAGGTTCCTGTCATGCCGTCTTTCTATATAGAACATGA
- a CDS encoding 4Fe-4S dicluster domain-containing protein, with translation MKAPKLRELKEAILNVFSKRFTTKYPFVTYEAPEVFRGKPVYNVELCVGCGACAQVCPAKAIELKDYLEKGIRILTVRYTDCIYCGQCQEKCIVEGGIVLTNDYITASLERSDDTNYNTVEKKLVKCERCGTVIATVDHLKWLVKRLGPYTYGHPNLMLIRQSELRIDSPKIQPREIVRREDHFELLCPKCRQLVVVEDAFK, from the coding sequence ATGAAAGCACCAAAACTTAGAGAATTGAAAGAGGCCATTCTTAATGTATTTTCAAAAAGGTTTACCACAAAATATCCCTTTGTTACCTATGAAGCACCCGAAGTATTTAGGGGAAAGCCGGTGTACAATGTAGAACTCTGTGTTGGATGTGGAGCTTGCGCACAGGTCTGCCCTGCGAAAGCGATCGAACTCAAAGATTACCTTGAAAAAGGGATTAGAATCCTTACGGTGAGATATACCGATTGTATTTACTGCGGCCAGTGTCAGGAAAAGTGCATCGTGGAAGGAGGAATAGTGCTCACAAACGACTATATCACTGCGAGCCTTGAAAGATCTGATGACACGAACTACAACACTGTGGAGAAGAAACTCGTCAAGTGTGAAAGATGTGGTACTGTTATCGCAACCGTGGATCACCTGAAGTGGCTCGTAAAAAGATTGGGACCCTATACATATGGTCATCCTAATCTCATGTTGATACGACAATCGGAGCTGCGTATAGACTCCCCGAAGATACAACCAAGAGAGATCGTGAGAAGGGAGGACCATTTTGAATTACTCTGCCCGAAATGTCGGCAACTCGTCGTTGTCGAAGATGCTTTCAAATAG
- a CDS encoding hydrogenase maturation protease encodes MDKKVLFVGLGNPLRNDDNVGIFFLELLEELDLPSCWELIKCYRNPENYLCELLSSKSNIIVFIDSIQGTDQDISILSEEEIKDFSFSTHTFGISTIIKYLKSSKDVNFFLIGIKPEKLEVGSGLTQATRRRAIFLFREFERACKKAIG; translated from the coding sequence ATGGATAAGAAAGTTCTCTTCGTGGGACTGGGAAACCCTTTGAGAAATGATGATAATGTTGGCATCTTCTTCTTAGAACTTCTCGAAGAGCTGGATCTTCCTTCATGCTGGGAACTAATCAAGTGTTATCGTAATCCGGAAAATTACCTGTGTGAACTGCTCTCTTCGAAATCTAATATTATTGTTTTCATAGATTCCATTCAGGGCACAGACCAAGATATCAGCATACTGAGCGAGGAAGAGATAAAGGACTTCAGTTTTTCAACGCACACTTTTGGGATCTCCACGATCATAAAGTATCTGAAATCCAGCAAAGACGTGAATTTCTTTCTCATCGGCATTAAGCCAGAAAAACTCGAGGTCGGGAGTGGGCTTACGCAAGCGACCAGAAGGCGCGCTATCTTTCTTTTCAGGGAGTTTGAAAGAGCATGCAAAAAAGCTATAGGCTGA
- a CDS encoding HypC/HybG/HupF family hydrogenase formation chaperone yields the protein MCLAVPLRILEVNGNKALAERFGVKLEIDVRFIEGLKVGDYVLVHAGFAIQKVDMDSAREIEKAGERLGKYLGK from the coding sequence ATGTGTCTAGCTGTTCCATTGAGAATACTTGAGGTTAACGGAAATAAAGCACTAGCAGAAAGGTTCGGTGTGAAGCTGGAAATAGACGTAAGGTTCATTGAAGGATTGAAAGTGGGTGATTATGTGCTCGTGCACGCTGGATTTGCTATACAGAAAGTGGATATGGATTCGGCGAGAGAAATAGAAAAAGCCGGAGAGAGGCTGGGGAAATACCTTGGAAAATAA
- the hypF gene encoding carbamoyltransferase HypF: MQKSYRLRIKGIVQGVGFRPFVAKLAGKLNLNGYIENREMGVEIVLFCAEKELETFLHRLKIEKPAPSKILELSCEEIKTKNGEPDGFIIKASKKNGEITAFIPPDIAICNNCLKEMFNPENRRYLYPFTNCSHCGPRFSIIKKLPYDRPLTTMKEFLICSQCESEYTDPDDRRYHAQTNCCPECGPRYWLETEEGKVFPEEAVSKAIDILEKGGILAVKGIGGFHLMCDPYRESTVQRLRRLKDRPFKPFALMARDIETVKEFAEVSSEEEELLVAPSRPIVLLKKKKDVFEAIAPGTDRIGVMLPYTGIHYLLLRRLPVLIATSGNLSGEMLCAENREAKEKLSHISDAFLFHNREILNRCDDSVVKVVDGKKVFIRRSRGFVPEIVPLPVSSPSKLFCAGGDLKSVFGYVKGNAFYPSQYLGDLQFKLNQDQYLLMTGRFEKLFDLNPDVVVVDMHPGYFSRWLGELIAEQKGAKLVECQHHVAHVYSAMAEHRLESCIGVAFDGTGYGTDGTIWGGEFFFVERSHYHRKGWFRRVVMPGGEKAAKKPDLMATAYLFDAGMSLALEKEKLVQAASIKTSSVGRLFDAVASLLEICHENTYEGEAAMKLEGVASRGGGRVFLPFGLVDSEGAWEVDLRETIREILRLKERRVSIGELSYAFHHLLARVVLEICKKLRDEISENNVCLSGGVFQNSLLLSMCRKILSDSGFFVYTNEQVSPNDEGIALGQAYFYMLKERDLRW, translated from the coding sequence ATGCAAAAAAGCTATAGGCTGAGGATCAAGGGAATAGTACAGGGTGTTGGCTTCAGACCCTTCGTCGCAAAACTCGCCGGTAAGCTGAACCTCAACGGGTATATTGAAAACAGAGAAATGGGTGTTGAGATAGTGCTCTTCTGCGCTGAAAAAGAACTGGAAACCTTTCTGCACAGGTTGAAAATTGAAAAACCGGCTCCATCGAAAATCCTTGAATTGAGTTGTGAAGAGATAAAAACGAAAAATGGAGAACCAGATGGATTCATTATAAAGGCGAGTAAAAAGAATGGAGAGATAACTGCATTCATACCACCTGACATTGCCATCTGCAATAATTGCTTGAAAGAGATGTTCAATCCTGAAAATAGAAGGTACCTTTATCCCTTCACCAATTGTAGCCATTGTGGACCAAGGTTCAGTATTATAAAAAAACTGCCTTACGACAGACCTTTAACCACCATGAAAGAATTTTTGATATGTTCACAGTGCGAATCAGAATATACCGATCCTGATGATAGGAGATACCATGCGCAAACAAATTGCTGCCCTGAATGTGGACCACGCTACTGGCTCGAAACCGAAGAAGGAAAGGTTTTTCCCGAAGAAGCTGTAAGCAAGGCTATCGATATTCTTGAAAAAGGTGGAATCCTTGCAGTAAAAGGCATAGGAGGTTTTCATCTAATGTGCGACCCTTACCGGGAGTCCACCGTGCAAAGGTTGAGAAGGCTAAAAGATCGCCCCTTCAAACCCTTTGCCTTGATGGCAAGAGATATTGAAACCGTGAAAGAATTCGCTGAAGTATCTTCTGAGGAGGAAGAACTGCTCGTCGCTCCGTCGCGACCTATCGTACTTCTGAAGAAAAAGAAAGACGTTTTTGAAGCTATTGCTCCCGGGACTGATAGGATAGGTGTTATGCTCCCTTACACAGGCATACACTATTTACTCCTTCGAAGACTCCCTGTCTTAATAGCCACGAGTGGAAACCTTTCCGGCGAGATGCTCTGCGCGGAAAACCGAGAGGCGAAAGAAAAATTATCGCACATAAGCGACGCCTTTCTTTTTCACAACAGAGAAATTTTGAATCGTTGTGATGACTCTGTGGTGAAAGTTGTTGATGGCAAGAAGGTCTTCATAAGGAGATCCCGGGGGTTTGTCCCGGAGATCGTTCCACTTCCGGTGAGCTCCCCTTCAAAACTCTTTTGTGCTGGAGGGGACTTAAAGTCTGTCTTTGGTTATGTGAAGGGAAATGCTTTCTATCCTTCACAGTACCTTGGGGACCTTCAGTTCAAACTGAACCAGGACCAATATCTATTAATGACCGGAAGATTTGAAAAGCTATTCGATTTAAATCCCGATGTCGTGGTGGTAGACATGCATCCGGGATATTTTTCGAGGTGGCTGGGAGAACTCATCGCCGAGCAGAAAGGCGCCAAACTCGTGGAGTGTCAGCACCATGTAGCTCATGTCTATAGTGCTATGGCAGAGCACAGACTGGAGAGCTGTATTGGTGTGGCGTTTGACGGTACAGGCTATGGCACTGACGGCACAATTTGGGGTGGGGAGTTCTTCTTTGTTGAGCGTTCACACTATCACAGAAAAGGTTGGTTCAGGAGAGTTGTAATGCCTGGTGGTGAGAAGGCAGCCAAAAAGCCTGACCTCATGGCCACCGCGTACCTATTCGATGCCGGCATGTCTTTGGCCTTGGAGAAAGAGAAATTAGTACAAGCAGCTTCTATAAAGACATCTTCCGTAGGTAGGTTGTTCGATGCTGTTGCCTCTTTGCTGGAAATATGTCACGAAAACACTTATGAAGGAGAAGCGGCGATGAAACTCGAGGGCGTTGCTTCCCGGGGTGGAGGAAGGGTTTTTTTGCCCTTCGGACTGGTAGATAGTGAAGGAGCATGGGAAGTGGATCTGAGAGAAACCATTAGAGAAATTTTAAGACTCAAGGAAAGAAGAGTTAGTATTGGAGAACTGAGTTATGCTTTCCATCATCTCCTGGCAAGGGTCGTGCTTGAGATATGTAAAAAGCTCAGGGACGAGATAAGCGAGAACAACGTGTGCCTTTCTGGCGGTGTTTTTCAAAACAGCCTTCTCCTTTCAATGTGCAGGAAGATACTCAGTGATTCTGGTTTTTTTGTGTATACGAATGAGCAGGTTTCACCCAACGACGAAGGCATTGCCCTTGGACAGGCCTATTTTTATATGCTCAAAGAGCGAGATTTGAGGTGGTAG
- the hypE gene encoding hydrogenase expression/formation protein HypE — translation MDGTITIHHNSGKRQTELLKFIKEHLSNAVISMEEDGGVITQPVDVVSTDSFTIYPYFFPGGDIGKLAVTGSVNDVVMLGAEPIFMTLSIILEEGFPLESFERIVSSIDNELRNLDLKILCGDTKVMNRGSIDGIVLNTTCFGKSVRSPLSVSNIEPGNAVILTGPIGLHGAAIMAMRKGFNVDFKSDCRALTSLLEIVKRYNIKTMRDATRGGVAQILNEIAVSTGCDIVINEDMLLIQEGVKSVAEILGVDPLYLACEGTAVIFCDEHDSDGVMETLNDMGFYPSFIGYVREKSIIPRVMLKNRFGVERVLPMLVEELTPRIC, via the coding sequence ATGGACGGTACGATAACGATCCATCATAACAGTGGCAAGCGCCAAACAGAGCTCTTGAAGTTTATAAAAGAGCATTTGAGCAATGCAGTGATCTCAATGGAAGAGGACGGTGGGGTGATCACCCAGCCCGTAGATGTGGTTAGCACAGACAGCTTTACAATATATCCATATTTCTTTCCCGGTGGCGATATAGGGAAATTGGCGGTGACGGGCAGCGTAAACGATGTTGTAATGCTCGGTGCGGAACCCATTTTTATGACACTTTCGATAATTCTAGAGGAGGGTTTCCCCCTGGAATCCTTCGAAAGAATAGTTAGTTCCATTGATAACGAACTCAGAAACTTGGATTTGAAGATTCTCTGTGGCGACACTAAAGTCATGAACAGGGGCAGTATCGACGGGATCGTTCTCAATACCACTTGTTTCGGAAAAAGTGTTAGAAGCCCTTTGAGTGTCTCCAACATCGAGCCAGGAAACGCGGTAATACTAACGGGGCCCATTGGACTCCACGGTGCCGCAATTATGGCTATGAGGAAAGGATTTAACGTTGATTTTAAATCGGACTGTCGCGCCCTTACATCCCTTCTAGAAATTGTCAAACGCTACAATATAAAAACCATGAGGGATGCTACCCGTGGTGGAGTTGCTCAGATATTGAATGAAATAGCTGTTAGTACAGGTTGTGATATCGTTATAAACGAAGATATGCTTCTTATACAAGAAGGTGTTAAATCTGTGGCGGAAATATTGGGGGTTGACCCGCTCTATCTTGCCTGTGAAGGGACAGCAGTAATTTTTTGCGATGAACACGACAGTGATGGAGTCATGGAAACACTGAACGATATGGGTTTCTATCCTTCCTTCATTGGTTATGTGCGTGAAAAGAGTATTATTCCAAGGGTAATGTTGAAAAACCGGTTTGGCGTGGAAAGGGTTCTACCCATGCTTGTGGAAGAGCTCACACCGAGAATCTGTTAG